Proteins found in one Mixophyes fleayi isolate aMixFle1 chromosome 8, aMixFle1.hap1, whole genome shotgun sequence genomic segment:
- the LOC142098882 gene encoding E3 ubiquitin-protein ligase RNF170-like: MLNYTSCSPLQSRCCTMNEPDSNLQRKDNGLFPPTHHKETYKCRQSHFHSDLNCPVCLQTATSPVETNCGHLFCGSCLMEYWKHDPWLGAISCPLCRQKVHILYNDLDDVQQDKMSKEIVQDIRHYNNRFSGKPRPLTDYLCDLPSLAHLALRRIFTMGGLVWIFCLRIVVCSFGAIMCLSPPLDVITDPLCGILSTIDDLVVVFLLLICMINICQQFQSEGITIVQTTTQSILSES; encoded by the exons GTGTTGTACAATGAATGAACCGGACTCGAATCTCCAAAGAAAGGACAACGGGCTGTTCCCCCCAACCCACCATAAA GAGACTTATAAATGTCGTCAGTCTCATTTCCACAGTGATTTAAACTGCCCGGTCTGTCTTCAGACAGCAACTTCCCCGGTAGAGACCAACTGCGGACATTTGTTTTGTG GTTCCTGTCTCATGGAGTACTGGAAGCATGACCCCTGGCTGGGGGCCATtagctgccccctctgcagacaAAAG GTTCACATCCTCTACAATGATCTTGATGACGTTCAGCAGGATAAGATGAGTAAAGAGATCGTACAGGACATCAGACATTATAATAATCGCTTCTCTGGGAAACCGCGACCT CTGACGGACTACCTGTGTGACCTGCCATCACTGGCACacctggcactgaggaggatctTCACGATGGGCGGACTTGTCTGGATCTTCTGTCTCAGGATAGTGGTCTGCTCCTTTGGCGCCATCATGTGTTTGTCCCCGCCGCTAGATGTCATCACAGACCCTCTGTGCGGGATCCTCAGCACCATCGATGACCTCGTTGTTGTGTTTCTGCTTTTAATCTGCATGATTAACATTTGCCAACAGTTCCAGTCGGAAGGGATAACCATAGTTCAGACGACCACGCAGAGCATCTTGTCCGAATCCTGA